In Dromiciops gliroides isolate mDroGli1 chromosome 4, mDroGli1.pri, whole genome shotgun sequence, one DNA window encodes the following:
- the SCYL3 gene encoding protein-associating with the carboxyl-terminal domain of ezrin isoform X2 gives MGSENSALKSYTLQEPPFNLSAGLAVYPAVLQDGKLASVFVYKRENEDKVNKAAKHLKTLRHPCLLRFLSCTVDTSGIHLITERVQPLAVALETLSAAELCAGIYDILLALIFLHDRFLRGIQLLRDQATVPPEEKSAEFRILPKTNGHARDAYSFGIMVENLLTILGEQVAADSLSDFLQTLRSMLLNPDPEGRPALCTLLSHDFFRNDFLEVVNFLKSLTLKSEEEKTEFFKFLLDRVSGLSEELIASRLVPLLLNQLVFAEPVAVKSFLPHLLGPKKDKQGEKQTDCLLSPALFQTRVIPVLLKLFEVHEEHVRMVLLSHIDAYAKYFTQEQLKKVILPQVLLGLRDTNDSIVAITLHSLAVLVSLLGPEVVVGGERTKIFKRTAPSFTKTADVSPEGEEAPQPIELSMNGVPPMRSASGDGTDFPSDSKKSGEEWPDWSEPEEPPANQMVSIQIWPVESCDNPRPQLTNLTLEETWDDFEPTDPKLSPGNGLSTPREQKQDPVVLPLDKEETKTLKVNPPPKADPPGSWDDLKQMKLQQERLKAPSEFGLGEEYTIQVKRKPIHDPELDWFADMIPEIKPSEAFLILPELRTERRVSKDDVSPTLQFSSKFAATEATEGEAEGWGEEEELNWEEDDSSW, from the exons ATGGGATCAGAGAACAGTGCTTTAAAGAGCTACACCCTTCAAGAGCcaccatttaacctctctgctgGACTGGCCGTTTACCCAGCCGTGCTACAAGATGGCAAGCTCGCCTCGGTTTTTGTAtacaagagagaaaatgaagacaaGGTTAATAAAGCTGCCAAG CACTTGAAAACCCTGCGCCATCCCTGCTTGCTCCGGTTCCTGTCTTGTACTGTGGACACCAGTGGCATCCACCTGATCACTGAAAGAGTGCAGCCTCTCGCTGTGGCTCTGGAAACGCTGTCTGCTGCAGAGCTCTGTGCTGGCATCTATGATATCTTGCtggctctcatttttcttcatgacAGA TTTCTTAGAGGCATTCAGTTGTTGAGAGACCAGGCAACTGTCCCTCCTGAAGAAAAG TCTGCAGAATTCCGAATTTTACCGAAGACAAATGGACATGCCCGAGATGCCTATTCATTTGGAATAATGGTGGAAAATCTGCTCACAATCTTAGGTGAACAGG TTGCAGCGGATAGTCTGTCAGATTTTCTGCAAACCTTGCGCTCCATGCTTCTGAACCCTGATCCAGAGGGTCGGCCAGCCCTCTGTACCTTACTGTCTCATGACTTCTTTAG AAACGATTTCCTAGAAGTTGTGAATTTCCTGAAGAGTTTAACATTAaagagtgaagaagaaaaaactgaatttTTCAA ATTTCTGCTCGATAGAGTCAGCGGCTTGTCAGAGGAACTGATAGCTTCCAGGTTGGTCCCTCTACTCCTTAACCAACTGGTGTTTGCAGAACCAGTGGCTGTCAAGAGTTTCCTTCCTCATTTGCTTGGTCCAAAGAAAG ATAAGCAAGGAGAGAAGCAGACAGACTGTTTGCTTTCACCAGCTCTCTTTCAAACCCGAGTGATCCCTGTGCTTCTAAAGCTATTTGAAGTTCATGAAGAACACGTCCGGATGGTGCTTCTGTCCCACATAGATGCCTATGCAAAGTATTTCACTCAGGAGCAGCTGAAAAAAGTCATCTTGCCACAG GTTTTGCTGGGCCTGCGTGATACCAATGATTCCATTGTAGCCATAACCCTTCACAGCCTGGCTGTGCTGGTTTCTCTACTTGGACCAGAAGTGGTTGTGGGAGGAGAAAGAACCAAGATATTCAAACGTACAGCACCAAGTTTCACAAAAACAGCTGATGTTTCTCCAgaag GTGAAGAGGCTCCTCAACCTATTGAGCTCTCCATGAATGGTGTCCCACCAATGAGAAGTGCTTCAGGAGATGGTACAGACTTTCCCTCAGATTCTAAAAAGTCAGGAGAGGAATGGCCGGACTGGAGTGAGCCTGAGGAGCCCCCTGCAAACCAGATGGTCAGCATACAGATATGGCCTGTAGAATCATGTGATAATCCTAGACCTCAATTGACTAATTTGACTCTGGAGGAGACGTGGGATGATTTTGAGCCTACTGATCCTAAACTATCTCCAGGGAATGGCCTCAGTACTCCAAGAGAGCAGAAGCAAGATCCTGTTGTCCTTCCTCTAGACAAAGAGGAGACCAAGACTCTAAAAGTAAACCCACCTCCAAAGGCTGACCCCCCAGGAAGCTGGGATGActtaaaacaaatgaaattacAGCAAGAGAGGCTTAAAGCTCCATCTGAATTTGGTTTAGGAGAAGAATATACTATTCAGGTGAAAAGAAAACCAATACATGATCCTGAGTTGGACTGGTTTGCTGATATGATCCCAGAAATTAAGCCTTCAGAAGCTTTCCTAATCTTACCTGAACTGAGGACAGAGAGGAGAGTTTCTAAAGATGATGTCTCACCTACTCTACAATTTTCATCAAAATTTGCTGCAACTGAAGCTACTGAG GGAGAAGCCGAAGgctggggagaagaagaagaattaaattGGGAAGAAGACGATAGTAGCTGGTGA
- the SCYL3 gene encoding protein-associating with the carboxyl-terminal domain of ezrin isoform X1 — protein sequence MGSENSALKSYTLQEPPFNLSAGLAVYPAVLQDGKLASVFVYKRENEDKVNKAAKHLKTLRHPCLLRFLSCTVDTSGIHLITERVQPLAVALETLSAAELCAGIYDILLALIFLHDRGNLTHNNVCLSSVFVSEDGHWKLGGMETVCQVSEATPEFLRGIQLLRDQATVPPEEKSAEFRILPKTNGHARDAYSFGIMVENLLTILGEQVAADSLSDFLQTLRSMLLNPDPEGRPALCTLLSHDFFRNDFLEVVNFLKSLTLKSEEEKTEFFKFLLDRVSGLSEELIASRLVPLLLNQLVFAEPVAVKSFLPHLLGPKKDKQGEKQTDCLLSPALFQTRVIPVLLKLFEVHEEHVRMVLLSHIDAYAKYFTQEQLKKVILPQVLLGLRDTNDSIVAITLHSLAVLVSLLGPEVVVGGERTKIFKRTAPSFTKTADVSPEGEEAPQPIELSMNGVPPMRSASGDGTDFPSDSKKSGEEWPDWSEPEEPPANQMVSIQIWPVESCDNPRPQLTNLTLEETWDDFEPTDPKLSPGNGLSTPREQKQDPVVLPLDKEETKTLKVNPPPKADPPGSWDDLKQMKLQQERLKAPSEFGLGEEYTIQVKRKPIHDPELDWFADMIPEIKPSEAFLILPELRTERRVSKDDVSPTLQFSSKFAATEATEGEAEGWGEEEELNWEEDDSSW from the exons ATGGGATCAGAGAACAGTGCTTTAAAGAGCTACACCCTTCAAGAGCcaccatttaacctctctgctgGACTGGCCGTTTACCCAGCCGTGCTACAAGATGGCAAGCTCGCCTCGGTTTTTGTAtacaagagagaaaatgaagacaaGGTTAATAAAGCTGCCAAG CACTTGAAAACCCTGCGCCATCCCTGCTTGCTCCGGTTCCTGTCTTGTACTGTGGACACCAGTGGCATCCACCTGATCACTGAAAGAGTGCAGCCTCTCGCTGTGGCTCTGGAAACGCTGTCTGCTGCAGAGCTCTGTGCTGGCATCTATGATATCTTGCtggctctcatttttcttcatgacAGA GGAAACCTAACGCACAACAATGTCTGTCTGTCATCTGTGTTTGTAAGTGAGGATGGGCACTGGAAACTAGGAGGAATGGAAACAGTCTGTCAGGTCTCTGAAGCCACGCCAGAG TTTCTTAGAGGCATTCAGTTGTTGAGAGACCAGGCAACTGTCCCTCCTGAAGAAAAG TCTGCAGAATTCCGAATTTTACCGAAGACAAATGGACATGCCCGAGATGCCTATTCATTTGGAATAATGGTGGAAAATCTGCTCACAATCTTAGGTGAACAGG TTGCAGCGGATAGTCTGTCAGATTTTCTGCAAACCTTGCGCTCCATGCTTCTGAACCCTGATCCAGAGGGTCGGCCAGCCCTCTGTACCTTACTGTCTCATGACTTCTTTAG AAACGATTTCCTAGAAGTTGTGAATTTCCTGAAGAGTTTAACATTAaagagtgaagaagaaaaaactgaatttTTCAA ATTTCTGCTCGATAGAGTCAGCGGCTTGTCAGAGGAACTGATAGCTTCCAGGTTGGTCCCTCTACTCCTTAACCAACTGGTGTTTGCAGAACCAGTGGCTGTCAAGAGTTTCCTTCCTCATTTGCTTGGTCCAAAGAAAG ATAAGCAAGGAGAGAAGCAGACAGACTGTTTGCTTTCACCAGCTCTCTTTCAAACCCGAGTGATCCCTGTGCTTCTAAAGCTATTTGAAGTTCATGAAGAACACGTCCGGATGGTGCTTCTGTCCCACATAGATGCCTATGCAAAGTATTTCACTCAGGAGCAGCTGAAAAAAGTCATCTTGCCACAG GTTTTGCTGGGCCTGCGTGATACCAATGATTCCATTGTAGCCATAACCCTTCACAGCCTGGCTGTGCTGGTTTCTCTACTTGGACCAGAAGTGGTTGTGGGAGGAGAAAGAACCAAGATATTCAAACGTACAGCACCAAGTTTCACAAAAACAGCTGATGTTTCTCCAgaag GTGAAGAGGCTCCTCAACCTATTGAGCTCTCCATGAATGGTGTCCCACCAATGAGAAGTGCTTCAGGAGATGGTACAGACTTTCCCTCAGATTCTAAAAAGTCAGGAGAGGAATGGCCGGACTGGAGTGAGCCTGAGGAGCCCCCTGCAAACCAGATGGTCAGCATACAGATATGGCCTGTAGAATCATGTGATAATCCTAGACCTCAATTGACTAATTTGACTCTGGAGGAGACGTGGGATGATTTTGAGCCTACTGATCCTAAACTATCTCCAGGGAATGGCCTCAGTACTCCAAGAGAGCAGAAGCAAGATCCTGTTGTCCTTCCTCTAGACAAAGAGGAGACCAAGACTCTAAAAGTAAACCCACCTCCAAAGGCTGACCCCCCAGGAAGCTGGGATGActtaaaacaaatgaaattacAGCAAGAGAGGCTTAAAGCTCCATCTGAATTTGGTTTAGGAGAAGAATATACTATTCAGGTGAAAAGAAAACCAATACATGATCCTGAGTTGGACTGGTTTGCTGATATGATCCCAGAAATTAAGCCTTCAGAAGCTTTCCTAATCTTACCTGAACTGAGGACAGAGAGGAGAGTTTCTAAAGATGATGTCTCACCTACTCTACAATTTTCATCAAAATTTGCTGCAACTGAAGCTACTGAG GGAGAAGCCGAAGgctggggagaagaagaagaattaaattGGGAAGAAGACGATAGTAGCTGGTGA
- the SCYL3 gene encoding protein-associating with the carboxyl-terminal domain of ezrin isoform X3, with protein MDPTLKSVQSRFLCSFQGPHGLYSTCPTCYLPILQLLLSMQFLRGIQLLRDQATVPPEEKSAEFRILPKTNGHARDAYSFGIMVENLLTILGEQVAADSLSDFLQTLRSMLLNPDPEGRPALCTLLSHDFFRNDFLEVVNFLKSLTLKSEEEKTEFFKFLLDRVSGLSEELIASRLVPLLLNQLVFAEPVAVKSFLPHLLGPKKDKQGEKQTDCLLSPALFQTRVIPVLLKLFEVHEEHVRMVLLSHIDAYAKYFTQEQLKKVILPQVLLGLRDTNDSIVAITLHSLAVLVSLLGPEVVVGGERTKIFKRTAPSFTKTADVSPEGEEAPQPIELSMNGVPPMRSASGDGTDFPSDSKKSGEEWPDWSEPEEPPANQMVSIQIWPVESCDNPRPQLTNLTLEETWDDFEPTDPKLSPGNGLSTPREQKQDPVVLPLDKEETKTLKVNPPPKADPPGSWDDLKQMKLQQERLKAPSEFGLGEEYTIQVKRKPIHDPELDWFADMIPEIKPSEAFLILPELRTERRVSKDDVSPTLQFSSKFAATEATEGEAEGWGEEEELNWEEDDSSW; from the exons ATGGATCCTACTCTTAAGAGTGTCCAGTCTAGATTCCTGTGTAGCTTTCAAGGTCCTCATGGGCTCTACTCCACCTGTCCAACCTGTTACCTTCCCATATTGCAGCTCTTGCTTTCCATGCAG TTTCTTAGAGGCATTCAGTTGTTGAGAGACCAGGCAACTGTCCCTCCTGAAGAAAAG TCTGCAGAATTCCGAATTTTACCGAAGACAAATGGACATGCCCGAGATGCCTATTCATTTGGAATAATGGTGGAAAATCTGCTCACAATCTTAGGTGAACAGG TTGCAGCGGATAGTCTGTCAGATTTTCTGCAAACCTTGCGCTCCATGCTTCTGAACCCTGATCCAGAGGGTCGGCCAGCCCTCTGTACCTTACTGTCTCATGACTTCTTTAG AAACGATTTCCTAGAAGTTGTGAATTTCCTGAAGAGTTTAACATTAaagagtgaagaagaaaaaactgaatttTTCAA ATTTCTGCTCGATAGAGTCAGCGGCTTGTCAGAGGAACTGATAGCTTCCAGGTTGGTCCCTCTACTCCTTAACCAACTGGTGTTTGCAGAACCAGTGGCTGTCAAGAGTTTCCTTCCTCATTTGCTTGGTCCAAAGAAAG ATAAGCAAGGAGAGAAGCAGACAGACTGTTTGCTTTCACCAGCTCTCTTTCAAACCCGAGTGATCCCTGTGCTTCTAAAGCTATTTGAAGTTCATGAAGAACACGTCCGGATGGTGCTTCTGTCCCACATAGATGCCTATGCAAAGTATTTCACTCAGGAGCAGCTGAAAAAAGTCATCTTGCCACAG GTTTTGCTGGGCCTGCGTGATACCAATGATTCCATTGTAGCCATAACCCTTCACAGCCTGGCTGTGCTGGTTTCTCTACTTGGACCAGAAGTGGTTGTGGGAGGAGAAAGAACCAAGATATTCAAACGTACAGCACCAAGTTTCACAAAAACAGCTGATGTTTCTCCAgaag GTGAAGAGGCTCCTCAACCTATTGAGCTCTCCATGAATGGTGTCCCACCAATGAGAAGTGCTTCAGGAGATGGTACAGACTTTCCCTCAGATTCTAAAAAGTCAGGAGAGGAATGGCCGGACTGGAGTGAGCCTGAGGAGCCCCCTGCAAACCAGATGGTCAGCATACAGATATGGCCTGTAGAATCATGTGATAATCCTAGACCTCAATTGACTAATTTGACTCTGGAGGAGACGTGGGATGATTTTGAGCCTACTGATCCTAAACTATCTCCAGGGAATGGCCTCAGTACTCCAAGAGAGCAGAAGCAAGATCCTGTTGTCCTTCCTCTAGACAAAGAGGAGACCAAGACTCTAAAAGTAAACCCACCTCCAAAGGCTGACCCCCCAGGAAGCTGGGATGActtaaaacaaatgaaattacAGCAAGAGAGGCTTAAAGCTCCATCTGAATTTGGTTTAGGAGAAGAATATACTATTCAGGTGAAAAGAAAACCAATACATGATCCTGAGTTGGACTGGTTTGCTGATATGATCCCAGAAATTAAGCCTTCAGAAGCTTTCCTAATCTTACCTGAACTGAGGACAGAGAGGAGAGTTTCTAAAGATGATGTCTCACCTACTCTACAATTTTCATCAAAATTTGCTGCAACTGAAGCTACTGAG GGAGAAGCCGAAGgctggggagaagaagaagaattaaattGGGAAGAAGACGATAGTAGCTGGTGA
- the LOC122754345 gene encoding uncharacterized protein C12orf31 homolog, which translates to MAKSLWSKWKRKMHAEKRKKNAPKELSRLKGILKTDGDVLMEEVKDIATVVAPGKIKEKTDSAWNDQEGESKMEVDVKRNKKSLLDEHGQYPIWMHPRQRKKLKANRGKGKAKVKAAKAAKGLAW; encoded by the coding sequence ATGGCAAAAAGCTTGTGGAGTAAGTGGAAGAGGAAGATGCatgcagaaaagagaaagaagaatgcaccAAAGGAACTTAGCCGCCTAAAAGGTATACTTAAAACAGATGGTGATGTTTTAATGGAAGAAGTAAAAGACATAGCAACTGTGGTAGCACCtggaaaaatcaaagagaaaacagACTCTGCATGGAATGATCAAGAGGGTGAATCAAAAATGGAAGTGGatgttaaaagaaacaaaaagagtctTTTAGACGAACATGGACAGTACCCAATTTGGATGCACCCGAGGCAAAGGAAAAAACTAAAGGCAAACCGGGGAAAAGGGAAGGCGAAAGTGAAGGCAGCAAAAGCAGCCAAGGGCCTGGCTTGGTAG